In the Paenibacillus sp. FSL H7-0357 genome, one interval contains:
- a CDS encoding GntR family transcriptional regulator → MDDTRPIFVQIAERIENDIIDGTIPEESQVPSTNQFASFYGINPATAAKGVNLLVEQGILYKKRGIGMFVAAGARADLTDKRRQQFYEQYVVAMIREAGKLGITAEQLSEMIRKGDENR, encoded by the coding sequence ATGGATGACACCCGGCCAATATTCGTACAGATCGCAGAGCGAATAGAAAATGACATCATAGATGGAACCATACCGGAAGAATCTCAGGTGCCTTCCACGAATCAGTTCGCTTCGTTTTATGGCATCAATCCGGCGACAGCGGCCAAAGGCGTGAATCTGCTCGTGGAGCAAGGAATATTGTACAAGAAGAGGGGAATTGGGATGTTTGTGGCAGCAGGTGCGCGTGCGGACTTGACAGATAAGCGCAGACAGCAGTTTTATGAGCAGTATGTGGTGGCTATGATCCGTGAAGCCGGCAAGCTCGGCATTACGGCCGAGCAACTGTCCGAAATGATCCGCAAGGGGGATGAGAACCGATGA
- a CDS encoding ATP-binding cassette domain-containing protein, whose product MMITRKTIEAKAALPEAELELNQVSKVFRGGQGVHDVSLTLEPQVIHGLIGANGSGKSTLLSLIAGQRFPDSGQITYGGAPVHENAAALSSICLVKTYERSWDSYTLKDIFNYASFFYPNWDGELAEKLMRKFQLDNKKNYQQLSRGGQSMAGIIKGLASRAPLTLLDEPVIGLDASMREIFYRTLLEDYGKFPRTFVVTTHLIEEAENLFERMTYIKKGRIAFQGPVEDFAANAAYASGPATVLEALLKDVRVLHSERLGGKLLLTLEDLSDPSERKMLQDQGVELSPVPLQKLFVYLTLRDAENNQGGGNL is encoded by the coding sequence ATGATGATCACCAGGAAGACGATTGAGGCGAAGGCAGCACTGCCCGAGGCAGAGCTTGAGCTGAATCAGGTCAGCAAGGTATTCCGCGGAGGCCAAGGTGTGCATGATGTCTCTCTTACGCTTGAACCGCAGGTGATTCATGGACTGATCGGAGCCAATGGCAGCGGCAAAAGCACCCTGCTGTCACTTATAGCCGGCCAAAGGTTCCCTGACAGCGGACAAATTACCTACGGCGGTGCTCCCGTGCACGAGAATGCCGCTGCCCTCAGCAGTATTTGCCTGGTCAAGACCTATGAACGTTCCTGGGATAGCTACACCCTAAAGGACATCTTCAACTATGCCTCATTTTTTTATCCGAATTGGGATGGCGAACTGGCCGAGAAACTGATGCGCAAGTTTCAGCTGGACAACAAAAAGAATTACCAGCAGCTGTCGCGCGGCGGTCAATCAATGGCGGGAATCATCAAGGGCCTGGCCAGCCGGGCTCCGCTGACGCTGCTGGATGAGCCGGTAATCGGCCTTGACGCCTCGATGCGTGAAATCTTTTACCGGACACTGCTTGAGGATTACGGCAAATTCCCCCGTACTTTTGTAGTAACTACACACCTGATCGAGGAAGCGGAGAACCTGTTTGAACGAATGACTTACATCAAAAAAGGCCGCATCGCCTTCCAAGGCCCTGTGGAGGATTTTGCCGCCAATGCTGCCTATGCTTCTGGGCCTGCCACGGTACTGGAGGCGTTGTTGAAGGACGTGCGAGTGCTGCACAGCGAACGCCTGGGCGGCAAACTCCTGCTCACCTTGGAAGATCTGTCAGACCCTTCCGAACGCAAAATGCTGCAGGATCAGGGCGTAGAGCTGTCTCCGGTTCCGCTGCAAAAGCTGTTCGTATATCTGACACTGCGCGATGCAGAGAACAATCAAGGAGGCGGAAATTTATGA